From a region of the Streptomyces sp. NBC_00193 genome:
- a CDS encoding Gfo/Idh/MocA family protein has product MKVGCIGLGDIAQKAYLPVLTTRPGLELHLQTRTPATLERVGAQHRVPAERLHTDLDSLLAQKLDAAFVHAPTAVHPEIVERLLEAGVPTYVDKPIAYELAESRRLVELAEERGVSLAVGFNRRHAPGYAQCADHARDLIVMQKNRVGLPEDVRTFVLDDFIHVVDTLRFLLPGEADQVDVRAVVRDGLMSQVVLQLSGTGFTALGIMNRLSGSTEEVLEVSGQDTKRQVVNLAEVIDHKGQPTVRRRGDWVSVARQRGIEQVVDSFLEAVAAGTTLSARDALLTHELCERVVRSALDQAS; this is encoded by the coding sequence GTGAAGGTCGGCTGTATCGGACTCGGCGACATCGCGCAGAAGGCGTACCTGCCCGTCCTGACCACCCGCCCGGGGCTCGAACTGCACCTGCAGACCCGGACCCCGGCCACCCTCGAACGGGTCGGCGCCCAGCACCGGGTCCCGGCCGAACGCCTGCACACCGACCTGGACTCGCTGCTCGCGCAGAAGCTCGACGCGGCCTTCGTGCACGCCCCGACGGCCGTCCACCCGGAGATCGTGGAGCGGCTCCTGGAAGCGGGCGTGCCGACCTACGTCGACAAGCCGATCGCCTACGAGCTCGCGGAATCGCGCCGCCTGGTCGAACTGGCCGAGGAACGCGGGGTCTCCCTCGCCGTCGGCTTCAACCGCCGCCACGCGCCCGGCTACGCGCAGTGCGCCGACCACGCGCGCGACCTGATCGTCATGCAGAAGAACCGGGTCGGCCTGCCCGAGGACGTACGGACCTTCGTCCTGGACGACTTCATCCACGTCGTCGACACGCTGCGCTTCCTGCTGCCCGGCGAGGCCGACCAGGTCGACGTACGGGCCGTGGTGCGGGACGGTTTGATGAGCCAGGTGGTGCTCCAGCTGTCGGGTACGGGCTTCACCGCGCTCGGCATCATGAACCGGCTCTCCGGTTCCACGGAGGAGGTGCTGGAGGTCTCCGGGCAGGACACCAAGCGCCAGGTCGTCAACCTCGCGGAGGTCATCGACCACAAGGGTCAGCCCACCGTCCGGCGGCGCGGGGACTGGGTGTCGGTGGCCCGCCAGCGCGGCATCGAGCAGGTCGTCGACTCCTTCCTGGAGGCCGTCGCCGCGGGCACGACCCTCAGCGCGCGCGACGCGCTGCTGACCCACGAACTGTGCGAGCGGGTCGTGCGCTCGGCTCTGGACCAGGCGTCCTGA
- the lnt gene encoding apolipoprotein N-acyltransferase, with the protein MMLMVSAVPKRVPGWRAAAAVTSGALPCLAFPAPALWWFAYVALVPWILLLRSAPTGRRAALEGWLGGAGFVFAVHHWLLPSLHVFLFVLAALLGLLWIPWALLVRELLGGRPGGVRAGAALVLVPAGWLLSELARSWQGLGGPWGLLGASQWQVAPALRLASVGGVWLVGLLVVAVNCAVALLITAPGARGAALAGVTGCAVLTGVVWLWAPRPEVSGVLRVAVVQPGPVEDGPDSAERRFAVGEQLTEALAGQPPTGPSAGQPPTETSAGLRPDLVVWGESSVGEDLTARPDLARRLAALSARVGAPLLVNVDARAADRPGIRKSAVLVGPAGPTGDRYDKMRLVPFGEYVPARELLGWATSVGKAADENRVPGDGPVLMDLPGRADVRLGPLVCFESAFPDMSRRLVRDGAAVLIDQSATSTFQDGWAPAQHASLSALRAAETGRPEVHAALTGVSAVHGPSGERIGSALSTSARTARVYEVPLARGTTLYVRFGDWAVGAALAALAAYCTVAGARSVRLRRPLGRPLGAPPADPAGAPLGESLRTPGPEPSARPARTVRGSAARRAR; encoded by the coding sequence ATGATGCTGATGGTCTCGGCGGTCCCGAAGCGGGTTCCGGGGTGGCGTGCGGCGGCGGCGGTCACCTCGGGGGCCCTGCCCTGCCTCGCCTTCCCCGCCCCCGCGCTGTGGTGGTTCGCCTACGTCGCCCTGGTGCCCTGGATCCTGCTGCTGAGGTCGGCCCCCACCGGCCGGCGCGCCGCCCTGGAGGGCTGGCTCGGCGGCGCCGGCTTCGTCTTCGCCGTCCACCACTGGCTGTTGCCCAGCCTGCACGTGTTCCTGTTCGTGCTGGCGGCGCTGCTGGGCCTGCTCTGGATCCCCTGGGCGCTGCTGGTGCGGGAGTTGCTGGGCGGGCGGCCCGGCGGGGTCCGGGCGGGCGCCGCGCTGGTCCTCGTGCCCGCGGGCTGGCTGCTGTCGGAGCTGGCCCGGTCCTGGCAGGGGCTGGGCGGGCCGTGGGGGCTGCTCGGCGCCAGTCAGTGGCAGGTGGCGCCCGCGCTGCGGCTCGCTTCGGTGGGCGGGGTCTGGCTGGTCGGCCTGCTGGTCGTGGCGGTGAACTGTGCGGTGGCGCTGCTGATCACGGCGCCGGGGGCGCGGGGTGCGGCGCTGGCCGGGGTGACGGGCTGCGCGGTGCTGACGGGGGTGGTGTGGCTGTGGGCGCCCCGCCCGGAGGTCTCCGGGGTGCTGCGCGTGGCCGTCGTACAGCCGGGTCCGGTCGAGGACGGTCCGGACAGCGCGGAACGGCGGTTCGCCGTCGGGGAGCAGCTGACCGAAGCCCTGGCCGGGCAGCCGCCTACCGGGCCCTCGGCCGGGCAGCCGCCCACGGAGACCTCGGCAGGGCTCCGCCCGGACCTCGTGGTGTGGGGGGAGAGCAGTGTCGGCGAGGACCTGACGGCCCGCCCGGACCTGGCCCGGCGGCTCGCCGCCCTGTCGGCGCGGGTAGGGGCTCCGCTGCTGGTCAACGTGGATGCGCGGGCCGCCGACCGGCCGGGGATCCGCAAATCGGCGGTGCTCGTCGGTCCCGCGGGCCCCACCGGTGACCGGTACGACAAGATGCGCCTGGTCCCCTTCGGGGAGTACGTGCCGGCCCGCGAGCTGCTGGGCTGGGCCACCTCGGTCGGCAAGGCGGCGGACGAGAACCGGGTCCCGGGCGACGGGCCGGTCCTGATGGACCTGCCCGGCCGGGCGGACGTCCGCCTCGGCCCGCTGGTCTGCTTCGAGTCGGCGTTCCCCGACATGAGCCGCCGCCTGGTCCGCGACGGGGCCGCCGTGCTGATCGACCAGTCGGCCACGTCCACCTTCCAGGACGGCTGGGCCCCGGCCCAGCACGCCTCGCTGTCCGCGCTGCGGGCGGCGGAGACGGGCCGGCCCGAGGTGCACGCCGCCCTGACCGGGGTCAGCGCGGTGCACGGGCCGTCCGGCGAGCGGATCGGTTCGGCGCTGTCCACCTCGGCGCGGACGGCGCGGGTGTACGAGGTCCCGCTCGCCCGGGGCACGACCCTCTACGTCCGCTTCGGGGACTGGGCGGTGGGCGCGGCGCTGGCCGCCCTGGCCGCGTACTGCACGGTCGCGGGCGCCCGCTCCGTACGGCTCCGGCGGCCCCTGGGGCGGCCCCTCGGGGCGCCGCCCGCCGATCCGGCCGGGGCGCCCCTCGGGGAGTCGCTCAGGACGCCTGGTCCAGAGCCGAGCGCACGACCCGCTCGCACAGTTCGTGGGTCAGCAGCGCGTCGCGCGCGCTGA
- a CDS encoding nuclear transport factor 2 family protein produces the protein MTQRVDLAGVMDRLAIDELVTGYAIAVDDGDWDAYRALFAPGGRADYASAGGIEGPAGEVADWLSETMKLFPVRQHLIVNRLIRIADLGGSPGDTAEVRADFLNPMRLAGEESDDGGPPVTAPNFVAAGRYTFAVTRTARSGWRLSRVTVHEKWRHMSF, from the coding sequence ATGACGCAGCGTGTGGACCTTGCGGGCGTGATGGACCGACTGGCGATCGACGAGCTGGTCACGGGATACGCCATCGCCGTGGACGACGGGGACTGGGACGCGTACCGCGCCCTGTTCGCCCCGGGCGGGCGGGCCGACTACGCCTCGGCCGGCGGGATCGAAGGGCCGGCCGGGGAGGTCGCGGACTGGCTCTCGGAGACGATGAAGCTGTTCCCGGTGCGCCAGCACCTGATCGTGAACCGGCTGATCCGGATCGCGGACCTGGGCGGCTCCCCCGGTGACACGGCGGAGGTCCGGGCCGACTTCCTCAATCCCATGCGGCTCGCCGGGGAGGAGTCCGACGACGGCGGGCCCCCCGTGACCGCGCCCAACTTCGTCGCGGCGGGCCGCTACACCTTCGCCGTCACCCGTACCGCCCGGTCCGGCTGGCGGCTCTCGCGGGTCACCGTCCACGAGAAGTGGCGGCACATGTCGTTCTGA
- a CDS encoding undecaprenyl-diphosphate phosphatase, with amino-acid sequence MSWFESLILGLVQGLTEFLPISSSAHLRLTAAFAGWHDPGAAFTAITQIGTEAAVLIYFRKDIAKIISTWFRSLYTKALRSEQEAKMGWLVIVGSIPIGVLGLAFKDQIEGPFRDLRLIATTLIVMGIVLGVADRLAARDEEGGRHRAIRERKTLKELGVKDGLIFGLCQAMALIPGVSRSGATLSGGLLLGFTREAAARYSFLLAIPAVLASGLFEIKDVMEDPGHIEWPQTIFATVIAFIVGYVVIAWFMKFISSKSFMPFVIYRVLLGILLFVLIGMGVLSPHAGESAG; translated from the coding sequence ATGAGCTGGTTCGAATCCCTAATCCTCGGTCTCGTCCAGGGGCTTACGGAGTTCCTCCCGATCTCCTCCAGCGCCCACCTGCGGCTGACCGCGGCGTTCGCCGGCTGGCACGATCCGGGAGCGGCCTTCACCGCCATCACACAGATCGGCACCGAAGCCGCCGTACTGATCTACTTCCGCAAGGACATCGCGAAGATCATCTCCACGTGGTTCCGCTCGCTGTACACGAAGGCGCTGCGCTCCGAGCAGGAAGCCAAGATGGGCTGGCTGGTGATCGTCGGCTCGATCCCGATCGGTGTCCTCGGCCTCGCCTTCAAGGACCAGATCGAGGGCCCGTTCCGCGATCTGCGGCTCATCGCCACCACCCTCATCGTGATGGGCATCGTGCTCGGCGTCGCCGACCGGCTGGCCGCGCGCGACGAGGAGGGCGGCCGGCACCGCGCCATCCGTGAGCGCAAGACCCTGAAGGAACTGGGCGTCAAGGACGGCCTCATCTTCGGTCTCTGCCAGGCGATGGCCCTGATCCCGGGTGTGTCCCGGTCGGGCGCCACGCTCTCCGGCGGTCTGCTGCTGGGCTTCACCCGCGAGGCCGCGGCCCGTTACTCCTTCCTCCTCGCCATCCCGGCCGTGCTGGCCTCGGGCCTGTTCGAGATCAAGGACGTGATGGAGGACCCCGGGCACATCGAATGGCCTCAGACGATCTTCGCCACGGTCATCGCCTTCATCGTCGGCTACGTGGTCATCGCGTGGTTCATGAAGTTCATCTCCAGCAAGAGCTTCATGCCCTTCGTGATCTACCGGGTCCTGCTCGGCATCCTGCTGTTCGTGCTGATCGGCATGGGTGTGCTCAGCCCCCACGCCGGCGAGTCGGCCGGCTAG
- a CDS encoding TVP38/TMEM64 family protein codes for MSLLLAPWTRLSLLVVLLLAAGVCVVLFEPQRLLSEGWPPGLPVGTAVLLFAAAYGVCTAALVPRPLLNLASGALFGSQFGLVAAVGGSVVGAGISFGLGRMMGRDALRPLIRGRWLQAADDQLARHGFRSMLAVRILPGLPFAVANYAAALSRCGWLPFLLATAIGVVPNTAAYVIAGASASSPTSPAFLASFGFIALSAVGAAVVAWRKRHRLAPVRRPERPVSARELTAVHPPVVTAAPHGP; via the coding sequence ATGTCCCTCCTCCTCGCGCCGTGGACGCGGCTCTCGCTGCTCGTCGTGCTGCTCCTGGCGGCCGGCGTCTGCGTCGTGCTGTTCGAGCCCCAGCGCCTGCTCTCGGAGGGCTGGCCCCCGGGGCTCCCGGTGGGCACCGCCGTCCTGCTCTTCGCCGCGGCGTACGGGGTGTGCACGGCCGCCCTGGTGCCGCGCCCGCTGCTGAACCTGGCCTCGGGGGCCCTCTTCGGCTCCCAGTTCGGCCTGGTCGCCGCGGTCGGCGGCTCGGTCGTCGGCGCGGGGATCTCCTTCGGTCTCGGCCGGATGATGGGGCGTGACGCCCTGCGTCCGCTGATCCGCGGCCGTTGGCTGCAGGCGGCCGACGACCAGCTGGCCCGGCACGGCTTCCGCTCGATGCTCGCGGTGCGGATCCTCCCCGGCCTGCCCTTCGCCGTGGCCAACTACGCCGCCGCGCTGTCCCGCTGCGGCTGGCTCCCCTTCCTCCTCGCCACCGCGATCGGCGTGGTCCCGAACACCGCCGCGTACGTGATCGCGGGGGCCAGCGCCTCCTCCCCGACCTCCCCCGCGTTCCTCGCCTCGTTCGGATTCATCGCCCTCTCCGCGGTGGGTGCGGCGGTCGTCGCCTGGCGCAAGCGGCACCGGCTGGCGCCCGTCCGGAGGCCCGAGCGGCCCGTGTCCGCGCGGGAACTGACGGCCGTACACCCCCCTGTGGTCACGGCCGCACCTCACGGGCCCTAG
- a CDS encoding DNA alkylation repair protein: protein MQSNDSRPPQVPHSGLADLLMPRLTETYGAAADAGRAGPMAAYMKDVSPFLGIPTPLRRELSRAVTKDTPKPSEADCAALALRCWELPEREYRYFAVDYLRRHVSRCSSGFLPVVRHLIVTVPWWDTVDLLAAHTVGPLVAADPALAAVMDEWIGDEDLWVARTALLHQLRYKSATDTDRLFAYCRRQSRHPDFFVRKAIGWCLREYAKTDPAAVRAFVTAERESLSPLSVREALKNIGGAP from the coding sequence ATGCAGTCGAACGACAGCCGGCCTCCACAGGTTCCGCACAGCGGCCTGGCCGACCTGTTGATGCCGCGGCTCACGGAGACCTACGGCGCCGCCGCCGACGCAGGGCGGGCCGGGCCCATGGCCGCGTACATGAAGGACGTCTCGCCCTTCCTCGGCATCCCCACCCCGCTGCGCCGCGAGCTGTCCCGGGCCGTGACCAAGGACACCCCGAAACCGTCCGAAGCGGACTGCGCGGCCCTCGCGCTGCGCTGCTGGGAGCTTCCGGAGCGTGAGTACCGCTACTTCGCCGTCGACTACCTGCGCCGGCACGTCTCCCGCTGCTCCTCCGGCTTCCTGCCCGTGGTCCGGCACCTGATCGTGACCGTCCCCTGGTGGGACACCGTCGACCTGCTCGCCGCGCACACGGTCGGGCCCCTCGTGGCGGCGGACCCGGCGCTCGCCGCCGTCATGGACGAGTGGATCGGGGACGAGGACCTGTGGGTGGCCCGCACCGCCCTGCTCCACCAGCTCCGCTACAAGTCCGCGACCGACACCGACCGGCTCTTCGCTTACTGCCGCCGCCAGAGCCGGCACCCCGACTTCTTCGTCCGCAAGGCCATCGGCTGGTGCCTGCGCGAGTACGCCAAGACCGACCCCGCCGCCGTACGCGCCTTCGTCACCGCCGAGCGGGAGTCGCTGTCCCCGCTCTCCGTGCGTGAGGCGCTGAAGAACATCGGCGGGGCCCCGTAA
- the tuf gene encoding elongation factor Tu, producing MAKTAFVRTKPHLNIGTMGHVDHGKTTLTAAITKVLAERGGASFVPFDRIDRAPEEARRGITINLTHVEYETDTRHYAHVDMPGHADYIKNMVTGAAQLDGAILVVSALDGVMPQTAEHVLLARQVGVDHIVVALNKADAGDPELTDLVELEVRELLTAHGYGGEGAPVVRVSGLGALDGDPQWTSSIEALLDAVDTYVPTPVRYTDAPFLMPVENVLTITGRGTVVTGAVERGTVAMGDRVALLGGAGEGEAVESVVTGVETFGKPMESAEAGDNVALLLRGVPRDAVRRGDVVAAPGSVVPRRRFTARVYLLSAREGGRTTPVATGYRPQFYIRTADVVGNVDLGEAGAARPGDTVTMTVELGRDVPLEDGLGFAIREGGRTVGAGTVTEVG from the coding sequence ATGGCCAAGACGGCCTTCGTGCGCACCAAGCCGCACCTCAACATCGGCACCATGGGTCACGTCGACCACGGCAAGACGACGCTGACCGCCGCCATCACCAAGGTCCTCGCCGAGCGCGGCGGCGCCTCCTTCGTGCCGTTCGACCGGATCGACCGGGCCCCCGAGGAGGCCCGGCGCGGCATCACCATCAACCTCACGCACGTCGAGTACGAGACCGACACCCGGCACTACGCCCACGTGGACATGCCGGGCCACGCCGACTACATCAAGAACATGGTCACCGGTGCGGCCCAGCTCGACGGGGCGATCCTCGTCGTCTCCGCCCTCGACGGGGTCATGCCGCAAACCGCCGAGCACGTCCTGCTCGCCCGGCAGGTGGGTGTCGACCACATCGTCGTCGCGCTGAACAAGGCCGACGCCGGGGACCCGGAGCTCACCGACCTGGTCGAGCTGGAGGTCCGCGAGCTGCTCACCGCGCACGGCTACGGCGGGGAGGGAGCCCCCGTCGTACGGGTCTCCGGGCTCGGGGCGCTGGACGGCGACCCGCAGTGGACCTCGTCCATCGAGGCCCTGCTCGACGCCGTGGACACGTACGTGCCCACGCCAGTGCGGTACACCGACGCGCCGTTCCTGATGCCGGTGGAGAACGTCCTCACCATCACCGGCCGCGGCACCGTCGTCACCGGCGCCGTCGAGCGCGGCACCGTGGCCATGGGCGACCGCGTCGCCCTGCTCGGCGGCGCGGGCGAGGGCGAGGCCGTGGAGTCCGTGGTCACCGGAGTGGAGACCTTCGGGAAGCCGATGGAGTCCGCCGAGGCCGGGGACAACGTCGCGCTGCTGCTGCGCGGGGTGCCCCGCGACGCGGTGCGCCGCGGCGACGTGGTGGCCGCGCCCGGCAGCGTCGTACCGAGGCGCCGCTTCACGGCGCGGGTGTACCTGCTGTCCGCCCGCGAGGGCGGGCGGACCACACCGGTGGCGACCGGCTACCGGCCCCAGTTCTACATCCGCACCGCCGACGTGGTGGGGAACGTGGACCTGGGCGAGGCGGGCGCCGCGCGGCCGGGCGACACGGTCACCATGACCGTCGAGCTCGGGCGGGACGTCCCGCTGGAGGACGGGCTCGGCTTCGCGATCCGCGAGGGCGGGCGCACCGTCGGGGCCGGGACGGTGACCGAGGTCGGGTAG
- a CDS encoding patatin-like phospholipase family protein — MNDGSVSEGIGKDRGSGEGKGTALVLGGGGLTGVGWEAGMLYGLARAGVDLTGADLVVGTSAGSVVGAQLTSGLLTPQELYERQLGDPGGELPAKLGASLIGRYAVAMVRSRDAKSYRRRIGAFALAADTEPEGVRRKVLEARLVSHDWPERRLVVTAVDALTGELAAFERGSEAGLVDAVSASCAVPGVWPPVTVAGRRFVDGGVRSATNADLASGYGRVVILAPMATGAGLIPSPAAQAARLREAGAKVLLITPSSQARKVFGRNVLDPARRDPAARAGLEQAAEHVEQAREVWAAPGA; from the coding sequence GTGAACGACGGCAGCGTGAGCGAAGGCATAGGCAAGGACAGGGGCAGCGGCGAAGGCAAGGGGACGGCCCTGGTGCTCGGCGGCGGCGGGCTGACCGGCGTCGGCTGGGAGGCCGGGATGCTCTACGGGCTCGCCCGCGCGGGCGTCGACCTGACCGGCGCCGACCTCGTCGTCGGGACCTCGGCCGGCTCCGTCGTCGGCGCGCAGCTCACCTCCGGACTGCTCACCCCGCAGGAGCTGTACGAGCGCCAGCTCGGCGACCCCGGCGGGGAACTCCCCGCGAAGCTGGGGGCTTCCCTGATCGGGCGGTACGCCGTCGCGATGGTCCGCTCCCGCGACGCGAAGTCCTACCGGCGCCGGATCGGCGCCTTCGCCCTCGCCGCCGATACGGAGCCGGAGGGCGTGCGCCGCAAGGTGCTCGAAGCCCGGCTGGTGTCGCACGACTGGCCCGAGCGGCGCCTCGTCGTCACGGCGGTGGACGCGCTGACCGGCGAACTCGCCGCCTTCGAGCGCGGGAGCGAGGCCGGGCTGGTCGACGCCGTCTCGGCGAGCTGCGCCGTCCCCGGGGTGTGGCCGCCCGTGACGGTCGCGGGACGCCGGTTCGTCGACGGCGGGGTCCGCTCCGCCACCAACGCCGACCTCGCCTCCGGCTACGGGCGCGTGGTGATCCTCGCGCCGATGGCCACGGGCGCCGGGCTGATCCCCTCGCCCGCGGCGCAGGCCGCGCGACTGCGGGAGGCCGGGGCGAAGGTGCTGCTGATCACCCCGTCGTCGCAGGCCCGCAAGGTCTTCGGACGCAACGTACTGGACCCCGCGCGCCGGGATCCCGCCGCGCGGGCGGGGCTGGAGCAGGCCGCGGAGCACGTGGAGCAGGCGCGCGAGGTGTGGGCGGCTCCGGGGGCCTGA
- a CDS encoding spermidine synthase — MPDIDRERAWLLTVDGAPQSYVDLDDPEHLEFEYVRRLAHVLDCVGEPGAALDLLHLGGGALTLPRYAAAGRPGSRQDVVEFDAGLVALVGEFLPVAAGSGITVHVADARAWLAAAPDASADVVVGDVFGGSRVPASLASVEYAREVARVLRPGGVYVANLADGAPFGFLRGQLANFGAAFGELALIAEPGVLRGRRFGNAVLLASERELPVAELSRVCAGDVFPARVEAGAALARLMRGARPVSDADAVASPEPPEGAFSLG, encoded by the coding sequence ATGCCGGACATCGACCGCGAGCGGGCCTGGCTGCTCACCGTGGACGGGGCGCCGCAGTCGTACGTGGACCTCGACGACCCGGAGCACCTGGAGTTCGAGTACGTACGCCGCCTCGCGCACGTCCTGGACTGCGTGGGCGAGCCGGGGGCCGCGCTGGACCTGCTGCACCTGGGCGGCGGCGCGCTGACCCTGCCGCGGTACGCGGCGGCGGGCCGGCCCGGGTCGCGGCAGGACGTGGTGGAGTTCGACGCCGGGCTCGTCGCGCTGGTCGGGGAGTTCCTGCCGGTCGCGGCCGGGAGCGGCATCACGGTGCACGTGGCCGACGCGCGGGCCTGGCTGGCCGCGGCGCCGGACGCGAGCGCGGACGTGGTGGTGGGGGACGTCTTCGGGGGATCCCGGGTGCCCGCTTCGCTGGCCTCGGTGGAGTACGCCCGGGAGGTGGCGCGGGTACTGCGGCCCGGCGGGGTGTACGTGGCCAACCTCGCCGACGGGGCGCCGTTCGGTTTTCTGCGCGGGCAGCTCGCGAACTTCGGGGCGGCCTTCGGGGAGTTGGCGCTGATCGCGGAGCCGGGGGTGCTGCGGGGGCGGCGGTTCGGGAACGCGGTGCTGCTGGCCTCGGAGCGGGAGCTGCCGGTGGCGGAGCTCTCGCGGGTGTGCGCGGGTGACGTGTTTCCCGCGCGGGTGGAGGCGGGGGCGGCTCTCGCGCGGCTGATGCGGGGGGCCCGGCCGGTGTCCGACGCCGATGCGGTGGCTTCGCCCGAGCCGCCGGAGGGGGCGTTCAGCCTCGGCTGA
- a CDS encoding MFS transporter, which produces MSSSPASSPGPVSPASSRRGSPRRPEWAGRNYTLLTGAAVITNLGSHGALIATAFAVVQAGGSAGDVGLVAAARTLPLVLFLLIGGAVADRIPRHHVMVAANALNCVSQAVFAFLVLTGDPQLWQMMLLTALCGTGTAFFNPAAEGMLMASVSGPHANRAFALFRMAMNGAGVGGAALGGAMVALLGPGWVLAVDAAAFAAAGALRAFLDVGHIAERAPGGGLLTDLREGWVEFRSRPWLWSIVLQFSVVVAVVGAAEAVYGPLVALERLGGAAPWGVALAFFGLGTIGGAVLMMVWKPRRLLLAGTLCVFPLALPSAGLAVPLPVWGLCLVMFVSGAAIEVFGVSWMTTMHQEIPEEMFSRVSAYDWFGSLSMLPLATAVAGPVESAIGRTSALWGCAALVVVVTAAVLLVPDVRHMTRKPSATIGPDTDSGSNAGAPDLAKPSPADPSPADPSPAAV; this is translated from the coding sequence GTGAGCTCTTCCCCCGCCTCCTCCCCCGGTCCCGTCAGCCCGGCTTCCTCCCGCCGCGGCTCCCCCCGCAGGCCCGAGTGGGCCGGCCGCAACTACACCCTGCTGACGGGTGCCGCGGTCATCACGAACCTCGGGAGCCACGGAGCGCTCATCGCGACCGCCTTCGCGGTCGTCCAGGCAGGCGGCTCCGCCGGCGACGTCGGCCTGGTGGCCGCCGCCCGTACGCTGCCGCTCGTCCTCTTCCTGCTCATCGGCGGAGCGGTCGCCGACCGGATCCCCCGCCACCACGTCATGGTCGCGGCCAATGCCCTCAACTGCGTCTCGCAGGCCGTCTTCGCCTTCCTGGTCCTGACCGGCGATCCGCAACTGTGGCAGATGATGCTGCTCACGGCGCTGTGCGGCACCGGTACGGCCTTCTTCAACCCGGCCGCCGAGGGCATGCTCATGGCCAGCGTCTCCGGCCCGCACGCCAACCGCGCCTTCGCCCTCTTCCGGATGGCGATGAACGGCGCCGGCGTCGGCGGAGCGGCCCTCGGCGGAGCCATGGTCGCCCTGCTGGGCCCCGGCTGGGTGCTCGCCGTGGACGCGGCCGCCTTCGCCGCCGCCGGAGCCCTACGGGCCTTCCTGGATGTCGGCCACATCGCCGAACGCGCGCCCGGCGGCGGCCTGCTGACCGATCTGCGCGAGGGCTGGGTGGAGTTCAGGAGCCGCCCCTGGCTGTGGAGCATCGTGCTCCAGTTCTCCGTCGTCGTGGCCGTGGTCGGCGCAGCCGAAGCGGTCTACGGGCCCCTGGTCGCGCTGGAGCGCCTGGGCGGGGCGGCTCCGTGGGGCGTGGCCCTGGCCTTCTTCGGCCTCGGCACCATCGGCGGGGCCGTCCTGATGATGGTCTGGAAACCGCGCCGCCTGCTGCTGGCCGGCACCCTGTGCGTGTTCCCGCTGGCGCTGCCCTCCGCGGGGCTGGCGGTGCCGCTGCCGGTGTGGGGGCTGTGCCTGGTGATGTTCGTGAGCGGAGCGGCCATCGAGGTGTTCGGCGTGAGCTGGATGACGACGATGCACCAGGAGATCCCGGAGGAGATGTTCTCCCGCGTCTCCGCCTACGACTGGTTCGGCTCGCTCTCGATGCTGCCGCTGGCCACGGCGGTGGCCGGCCCGGTCGAATCCGCGATCGGCCGCACCTCCGCCCTCTGGGGCTGCGCGGCCCTGGTGGTCGTGGTGACGGCCGCCGTCCTCCTGGTCCCGGACGTCCGCCACATGACCCGCAAACCGTCCGCCACCATCGGCCCCGACACCGACTCCGGCAGCAACGCCGGCGCCCCCGACCTGGCGAAGCCGAGTCCGGCCGACCCCAGCCCCGCCGACCCCAGCCCCGCCGCCGTCTGA
- a CDS encoding DUF4442 domain-containing protein — translation MSAEQMNVGELLAATVPMAKTLNLQFLETTPERAVVRLPDQPDFHNHLGGPHAGAMFTLAESASGAIVLAAFGDQLSRAVPLAVSAEIGYKKLAKGVVTATATLGRPAADVVAELDAGGRPEFPVTIAIQREDEAVTGEMTVVWTLRPNA, via the coding sequence ATGAGCGCTGAACAGATGAACGTGGGCGAACTGCTCGCCGCGACCGTGCCGATGGCCAAGACCCTGAACCTCCAGTTCCTGGAGACCACCCCCGAGCGTGCCGTCGTCCGGCTCCCGGACCAGCCGGACTTCCACAACCACCTCGGCGGCCCGCACGCCGGCGCCATGTTCACCCTCGCCGAGTCCGCGAGCGGCGCGATCGTCCTGGCCGCCTTCGGCGACCAGCTCTCCCGCGCGGTGCCCCTCGCGGTGAGCGCGGAGATCGGCTACAAGAAGCTCGCCAAGGGCGTCGTGACGGCCACCGCCACCCTCGGCCGCCCGGCCGCCGACGTCGTCGCCGAACTCGACGCGGGCGGCCGCCCGGAATTCCCCGTCACCATCGCCATCCAGCGCGAGGACGAGGCCGTGACGGGCGAGATGACCGTGGTCTGGACGCTGCGCCCCAACGCGTAG
- a CDS encoding DUF2191 domain-containing protein, with the protein MVLAGIGSPQDAVEAVVRDYVERGHRTEARVQLQDEPRREADLGRQPPQG; encoded by the coding sequence ATGGTCCTCGCCGGGATCGGTTCGCCCCAGGACGCGGTCGAGGCCGTCGTACGGGACTACGTCGAGCGCGGCCACCGCACCGAGGCACGGGTCCAGCTCCAGGACGAGCCCCGGCGCGAGGCCGACCTCGGACGCCAGCCGCCGCAGGGCTGA